The following proteins come from a genomic window of Maribacter sp. HTCC2170:
- a CDS encoding UDP-N-acetylmuramoyl-tripeptide--D-alanyl-D-alanine ligase → MNIEQLHQIFLQFPLVCTDTRKIKINCLFFALKGDNFNGNEYADEALKKGASYSIVDEEKYATSDKTILVKDVLQTLQKLATFHRNFYSAKVIGLTGSNGKTTTKELVNAVLSSKYKTIATIGNLNNHIGVPLTLLTIKEDTEIAIVEMGANHQKEIEFLCSLAQPDYGYITNFGKAHLEGFGSVEGVIEGKSELYDYLLANQKSIFLNADDPIQHKKLGHYIKKYGFTTAKKEYFKIKFLISDPYVSLSVEDIEINSKLIGNYNFTNCCAAVLMGKYFNVELNDIKTAIESYIPQNNRSQIIESNGTRIILDAYNANPTSMKVALENFNSLSGEPKIAFLGDMFELGATSNEEHQNIADLTSSLDISEVFLVGDNFYRTKTPLKKFKNYEALALYLADVELPSNSTILIKGSRGMALERLLELL, encoded by the coding sequence ATGAATATAGAACAACTTCATCAAATCTTTTTACAGTTTCCACTCGTTTGTACAGATACAAGAAAAATAAAAATCAACTGTCTTTTTTTCGCACTAAAAGGGGATAATTTTAATGGGAATGAATATGCCGATGAAGCACTCAAAAAAGGTGCTTCTTATTCAATTGTTGATGAAGAAAAATATGCAACATCAGACAAAACCATATTAGTCAAAGATGTTTTGCAAACCCTTCAAAAACTCGCCACGTTTCATAGAAATTTTTATTCCGCCAAGGTAATTGGCTTAACAGGTAGCAATGGAAAAACAACCACTAAAGAGCTTGTAAACGCTGTTCTATCAAGTAAGTACAAAACAATAGCAACTATAGGAAATCTAAACAATCACATAGGCGTACCTCTTACTTTATTGACAATTAAAGAGGATACTGAAATTGCTATTGTGGAAATGGGGGCCAATCACCAAAAGGAAATAGAATTTCTTTGCTCTCTGGCCCAACCTGACTATGGTTATATCACAAATTTTGGCAAAGCACATTTAGAGGGATTCGGAAGTGTTGAAGGTGTAATTGAAGGAAAAAGTGAGCTTTATGATTATTTACTTGCCAACCAGAAATCAATTTTCTTAAATGCTGATGACCCGATACAACATAAAAAACTAGGGCATTACATTAAAAAATATGGGTTTACAACAGCCAAAAAAGAATACTTCAAGATTAAATTTTTAATTTCAGATCCATATGTTTCCTTATCCGTGGAAGATATTGAGATTAACTCTAAACTGATCGGAAATTATAATTTCACAAATTGTTGTGCAGCCGTTCTCATGGGTAAATATTTTAATGTTGAGTTGAATGACATTAAGACTGCCATTGAATCTTATATTCCTCAAAACAATAGATCGCAGATTATTGAAAGTAATGGTACGCGAATTATCCTAGATGCCTATAACGCCAACCCAACCAGTATGAAAGTAGCCTTGGAAAATTTCAACAGTTTAAGTGGTGAACCAAAAATTGCTTTTTTAGGTGATATGTTTGAATTGGGCGCAACATCAAATGAAGAACATCAAAACATCGCAGATTTAACAAGTAGCCTAGATATCTCGGAGGTTTTTTTAGTTGGGGACAATTTTTACCGCACTAAAACTCCTTTAAAAAAATTCAAGAATTATGAAGCACTTGCTTTGTACTTAGCCGATGTTGAACTCCCATCAAATAGCACAATTCTTATCAAAGGTTCTCGCGGAATGGCACTAGAACGCTTACTCGAATTGCTATAG
- a CDS encoding alpha-hydroxy acid oxidase, which produces MSRNTIAKHFDSRYPSVEDLRNKAQKRIPKFAFEYLDSGCNEEVNLRRNTREIREVQLVPNYLDNFGQASLKTELFGHVYDAPFGIAPVGLQGLMWPNASEILAKAAFENNIPFVLSTVSTSSIERISELTEGKAWFQLYHPTEDSIRNDMLKRAEAAECPVLVLLCDTPAFGFRPKEIKNGLSMPPKMSINNILQVFGKPNWAFNTLKYGQPNFEVLKPYMPKGLDLGQLGNFMDQTFSKRMSMEKIAPIRDLWKGKIVLKGVSTEADTEKAIQLGLDGIIVSNHGGRQLDAGESTIKPMTRISKKYGSQIKVLMDSGLRSGPDIARTLASGAEFSFLGRSFMYGVAALGKKGGEHTISLLKTQLQQVMEQIGCEEIKDFPKHLIS; this is translated from the coding sequence ATGTCAAGAAATACCATAGCCAAACATTTTGATTCAAGATACCCGTCAGTAGAAGATCTTAGAAACAAAGCCCAAAAACGAATTCCAAAATTTGCCTTTGAATACCTGGATAGCGGATGCAATGAAGAAGTAAATCTTAGGCGTAACACCAGAGAAATTAGAGAGGTTCAACTTGTCCCAAATTATTTGGACAACTTTGGCCAAGCTAGTTTAAAAACAGAGCTTTTTGGTCATGTCTATGATGCCCCATTCGGGATTGCCCCGGTAGGTTTACAAGGTTTAATGTGGCCCAATGCCTCGGAAATTCTGGCAAAAGCTGCATTTGAAAATAACATTCCGTTTGTTCTCAGTACTGTTAGCACAAGTAGTATTGAAAGAATAAGTGAGTTAACGGAAGGAAAAGCATGGTTCCAATTATACCACCCTACTGAGGATAGCATCAGGAACGATATGCTCAAAAGAGCTGAAGCTGCAGAATGCCCTGTGCTTGTTTTACTTTGCGATACACCCGCATTCGGGTTTAGGCCAAAAGAAATAAAGAACGGCCTCTCAATGCCCCCCAAAATGAGTATAAATAATATACTTCAAGTTTTTGGCAAACCCAATTGGGCCTTTAACACTTTAAAATATGGACAACCAAATTTTGAAGTTCTAAAGCCATATATGCCGAAAGGTCTGGATTTAGGGCAATTGGGGAATTTTATGGACCAAACTTTTTCGAAGCGAATGAGTATGGAAAAAATAGCTCCCATTCGTGACCTTTGGAAAGGAAAAATAGTATTAAAAGGAGTATCAACGGAAGCAGATACAGAAAAGGCCATACAATTAGGATTAGACGGCATTATTGTATCCAATCATGGAGGAAGACAATTGGATGCAGGAGAATCAACCATTAAGCCTATGACAAGAATTTCTAAAAAATACGGCTCTCAAATTAAGGTATTGATGGATAGCGGTTTGCGTTCGGGACCCGATATTGCCAGAACTTTAGCAAGTGGTGCTGAGTTTTCTTTTTTGGGCCGCTCTTTTATGTATGGTGTTGCTGCTTTAGGAAAAAAGGGTGGCGAACACACCATCTCTTTATTAAAAACCCAATTGCAACAAGTTATGGAGCAAATAGGGTGTGAAGAAATCAAAGATTTTCCCAAACACCTTATTAGCTGA
- a CDS encoding Ig-like domain-containing protein, producing MRLKITFLFFVQILLLHQIGAQCTGVDFEERNGIAILEAEAKTAGSWNNESKSGASAGRTLAFRGSNSFSAPGSSVITYSLRINSPGTYRFIWRNKIGVIASHNPSTEHNDSWLKINASNFYGQRGSHRIYPGGSGKSPVPNGASSGGYFKIYTNKIDWSWDTWTSDHDAHSVYATFNSAGTYTIKLSGRSNGHYVDRMVLYKESSYSLAQAQSLSLSQTNCSGGSNPPPPPPPPPANNIAPTVNFSNLTEGQSFNAGSTISVGVNSNDSDGSISKHQIFVNGSLVDTDGTNYSTYSIVNASTGNYAIKAVVTDNSGATAEKTVNIVVGSGSTTPPPPPPPPSGSGPSVDFSNLTEGQSFASGSTISIGVDASGSIVKYQIFVNSQLVDTDGSSYTPHRIVSASSGNYAVKVIVTDNSGATATKTVNVVVGGSTTPPPPPPPSGNSAPIVSFSNLTDGQNVAVGSTVSVGISASDSDGNIVKYQVFVNGSLKDTDGSNYTAHPIRNIVEGSHIIRVDVTDNDGAVGTASITIVAGSSTTPPPTNSPISFNLVNSVSNGDIMSIVNGSVINRITELNIRASTSLNAKSVKLTLSGASNASRTENVSPYALFGDVNGNYLNGSLNSGSYTLKAEAYAEANGTGSKLGSVTISFTVNDASSGKSGVIAFPNPILSDGKVSLRLPEYVKGKVTYSVISTSGVLIEKGGFNVESENKSVGLNLSKVGNQESGVYYLTIQSSQGYQTIPLIRSE from the coding sequence ATGAGATTGAAAATTACTTTTTTATTTTTTGTTCAAATTTTACTTTTACATCAGATCGGTGCGCAATGCACCGGGGTTGATTTTGAAGAACGAAATGGTATAGCCATTTTAGAAGCTGAGGCCAAGACAGCTGGAAGTTGGAATAATGAATCCAAATCAGGAGCTTCTGCGGGTAGAACTTTGGCTTTCAGAGGATCAAATTCTTTTAGCGCACCTGGAAGTTCGGTAATTACTTATAGCTTACGAATAAATTCTCCTGGCACGTATCGATTTATTTGGAGAAACAAGATAGGAGTAATAGCTAGCCATAACCCTTCAACTGAGCACAATGATTCGTGGTTGAAAATCAATGCCTCAAATTTTTATGGACAAAGGGGGTCACACAGAATATATCCTGGAGGATCGGGGAAATCTCCTGTACCTAATGGTGCTTCTTCAGGTGGTTATTTCAAGATTTATACTAATAAAATTGATTGGAGTTGGGATACATGGACCAGTGATCATGATGCCCATAGTGTATATGCCACGTTTAATTCAGCAGGAACTTATACAATTAAACTATCAGGTAGGTCTAATGGCCATTATGTAGATAGAATGGTGCTTTATAAAGAAAGTAGTTATTCATTGGCCCAAGCACAAAGCTTATCATTATCTCAGACTAATTGTAGTGGCGGATCTAATCCCCCACCTCCACCCCCACCTCCACCGGCAAATAATATTGCCCCCACAGTAAATTTTAGCAATTTAACTGAGGGACAATCATTTAATGCGGGGAGCACAATTTCAGTAGGAGTTAATTCGAATGATTCTGATGGCAGTATTTCAAAACATCAGATTTTTGTTAATGGTTCTTTGGTTGATACCGATGGGACTAATTATAGTACTTATAGTATTGTAAATGCATCTACTGGCAATTATGCGATTAAGGCTGTGGTCACTGATAATTCTGGAGCTACTGCAGAAAAAACTGTGAATATTGTTGTAGGTAGTGGATCCACCACACCTCCACCTCCACCTCCACCGCCAAGTGGTAGTGGTCCATCAGTGGATTTTAGTAATTTAACTGAAGGACAAAGCTTTGCTTCTGGAAGTACTATCTCAATTGGAGTTGATGCAAGTGGTAGTATAGTTAAGTATCAAATATTTGTCAATAGTCAATTAGTTGATACAGATGGGTCTAGTTACACACCTCATAGAATAGTTAGTGCCTCAAGCGGAAATTATGCTGTTAAGGTTATTGTCACTGATAATTCTGGAGCAACGGCAACAAAGACGGTAAATGTTGTAGTAGGTGGCTCAACTACCCCTCCACCTCCACCTCCACCTTCTGGAAATTCTGCACCGATTGTTAGTTTCAGTAATCTAACGGATGGTCAAAATGTAGCTGTAGGAAGTACGGTGTCGGTGGGAATATCCGCATCTGATTCTGATGGTAATATCGTTAAATATCAAGTTTTTGTCAACGGATCCCTAAAAGACACAGATGGTTCTAACTATACGGCTCACCCAATAAGGAATATTGTTGAAGGTAGCCATATTATAAGGGTTGATGTGACTGATAATGACGGGGCTGTAGGTACTGCCAGTATTACAATTGTAGCTGGTTCATCTACAACACCACCGCCTACTAATTCTCCGATTAGTTTTAATCTTGTTAATTCTGTTTCAAATGGTGATATAATGAGTATTGTAAATGGCAGTGTAATAAATCGAATTACAGAGCTAAACATTAGGGCATCAACTTCGTTGAACGCTAAAAGTGTAAAATTGACACTTTCAGGAGCTTCAAATGCCTCAAGAACTGAAAATGTTTCGCCTTATGCTCTTTTTGGGGATGTAAATGGAAATTATTTAAATGGTTCATTAAACAGTGGTTCTTATACTTTGAAGGCAGAAGCATATGCAGAAGCTAATGGTACTGGCAGTAAACTAGGATCGGTAACTATTAGCTTTACGGTTAACGATGCTTCTTCAGGGAAGAGTGGAGTTATAGCATTCCCGAATCCTATACTTTCTGATGGTAAAGTTTCCCTTCGATTGCCTGAATATGTAAAGGGAAAAGTGACGTACTCCGTTATTAGTACTTCCGGTGTATTAATTGAAAAAGGAGGCTTTAATGTTGAATCTGAAAACAAGTCAGTTGGATTAAATCTTTCTAAAGTTGGAAATCAGGAATCTGGAGTATATTATTTGACAATTCAGTCAAGTCAAGGCTATCAAACAATTCCATTGATTAGGTCTGAGTAA
- a CDS encoding bifunctional folylpolyglutamate synthase/dihydrofolate synthase: MTYKETLDWMFAQLPVYQEKGKVAYNGKLDNILNFSVHLDNPEKKFKSLHVAGTNGKGSSSHMLASILDEAGYKVGLYTSPHLKDFRERIRINGKTIGKKQVVRFIEENEVFLKKNKLSFFEMTVGMAFHYFAEKKVDIAIVEVGLGGKLDSTNIINPEVSLITNIGMDHIDLLGDSLEKIAIEKAGIIKDNVPVVISEYQEGIGDTFKSIAKSKNASIVFADQEIRKVHKSELLGNYQSKNIKGVVAVLKELKGFKVKQEHIKRGLKKVIKNTGLLGRWQILGRKPMIVCDTAHNKEGLTLVLEQLRKQEFKELHLVLGFVKDKNLDAVLPLFPKNAQYYFCCPNIMRGLNAELLENKAKGYGLFGSAYKSVNTAFKTARKEASKKDIIFIGGSNFTVAEVL; encoded by the coding sequence GTGACCTACAAAGAAACTTTGGATTGGATGTTTGCTCAACTTCCTGTCTATCAAGAAAAAGGAAAGGTTGCTTATAACGGAAAATTGGATAACATCCTGAACTTTTCTGTACATCTTGATAATCCTGAGAAAAAGTTTAAAAGTTTACATGTTGCAGGCACCAATGGTAAAGGCTCCAGTAGCCACATGTTGGCATCTATTCTTGATGAAGCGGGCTACAAAGTAGGACTTTATACTTCTCCACATTTAAAAGATTTTAGAGAACGGATTAGAATCAATGGTAAGACCATTGGTAAAAAACAAGTTGTTAGATTTATTGAGGAGAATGAGGTTTTTCTAAAGAAAAACAAATTATCTTTTTTTGAAATGACCGTGGGTATGGCCTTTCATTATTTTGCTGAAAAAAAGGTTGATATTGCCATTGTTGAAGTGGGATTGGGAGGAAAATTGGACTCAACCAATATAATAAACCCAGAAGTTTCGCTTATTACGAATATTGGTATGGATCATATTGATTTGCTTGGTGATAGTCTTGAGAAAATCGCTATTGAAAAAGCAGGAATAATTAAGGATAATGTCCCAGTTGTCATAAGCGAGTATCAAGAAGGAATAGGGGATACGTTTAAATCAATCGCAAAATCAAAAAATGCCAGTATAGTTTTTGCAGATCAAGAAATCCGCAAAGTTCATAAGAGTGAATTACTTGGAAACTATCAATCAAAAAATATTAAAGGGGTAGTTGCTGTATTGAAAGAACTCAAAGGTTTTAAGGTCAAACAAGAACACATTAAGCGTGGCTTAAAAAAGGTCATTAAGAATACTGGGTTGTTGGGCAGATGGCAAATATTGGGTAGGAAACCTATGATTGTTTGTGACACTGCACATAATAAAGAGGGGTTGACTTTGGTGCTGGAACAGTTAAGAAAACAAGAATTTAAAGAGTTACACTTGGTTTTGGGTTTTGTAAAGGATAAAAACTTGGATGCCGTTTTACCTTTATTTCCGAAAAACGCACAATATTACTTTTGCTGCCCTAATATTATGAGAGGCTTGAATGCCGAGTTGTTAGAAAATAAGGCCAAGGGGTATGGATTGTTTGGGAGTGCCTACAAATCAGTCAATACCGCATTTAAGACGGCGAGAAAAGAAGCTTCGAAAAAAGATATAATCTTTATCGGAGGCAGTAATTTTACAGTGGCTGAGGTCTTATGA
- a CDS encoding energy transducer TonB, translating to MSFLDTRHKKKSFTLTTALLSVLLLLLFYIGLTYMDPPIENGISVNFGTMDFGMGDNQPKEKIRSEPLDIPEPPNVQEEVQEAEAVPEQVVEEVVEKEQPTEKVLTQESEESIKIKQQQEAKRKADAAAKKAKAEADRVAREKREAEEQKRQEQAAKKAELDKLMGGLNKSDGSATGSEGDDNRPGDKGQPDGDPYATSYYGSPGSGSGTGGYGLNGRSLVSKGKVKQDCNQEGRVVVKIVVDRNGKVISATPGVKGTTNRAECLLIPAKKTAFMHKWNLDSNAPNQQIGFVVVNFKLGG from the coding sequence ATGTCGTTTTTAGATACGAGACACAAGAAAAAATCATTTACACTTACAACAGCCTTGTTAAGTGTGCTACTCCTTTTGCTTTTTTATATAGGATTGACCTACATGGATCCCCCTATTGAGAATGGTATCTCAGTGAATTTCGGAACCATGGATTTTGGTATGGGAGATAATCAGCCTAAAGAAAAAATAAGGTCAGAGCCTTTGGATATTCCTGAACCTCCAAACGTACAGGAAGAAGTTCAAGAGGCTGAAGCAGTACCAGAGCAAGTCGTAGAAGAAGTTGTTGAAAAAGAGCAACCTACAGAAAAAGTACTCACACAGGAGAGTGAAGAATCAATTAAAATAAAGCAACAGCAAGAAGCTAAGAGAAAGGCCGATGCTGCTGCTAAAAAAGCAAAAGCTGAAGCAGATAGGGTTGCCCGTGAAAAACGGGAAGCTGAAGAACAAAAAAGGCAAGAACAAGCGGCCAAAAAAGCTGAACTGGATAAGTTAATGGGGGGACTCAATAAATCAGATGGTTCTGCGACTGGTAGTGAAGGGGACGATAATAGACCTGGCGACAAGGGCCAACCTGATGGAGATCCATATGCAACTAGTTATTATGGTAGTCCAGGGTCAGGTAGTGGCACTGGAGGTTATGGACTAAACGGAAGGTCTTTGGTCAGCAAGGGAAAAGTAAAACAAGATTGCAATCAAGAAGGTAGGGTTGTCGTAAAAATTGTGGTTGATCGCAATGGCAAGGTTATCAGTGCTACTCCTGGCGTAAAAGGAACTACCAATAGAGCGGAGTGTTTATTAATACCTGCCAAGAAAACAGCATTCATGCATAAGTGGAATTTAGATTCTAATGCGCCGAATCAACAAATTGGTTTTGTGGTTGTCAACTTTAAATTAGGTGGATAA
- a CDS encoding ExbD/TolR family protein yields MKLKGRNKVSPDFSMSSMTDIVFLLLIFFMLTANSPNALDLLLPKAKGKSTNTQNVSVSINKNLEYYVNSERINGEYIEIELKKALEGQEKPTIILRAEESVAIKEAVNVMDIANRNNYKVILAVRPN; encoded by the coding sequence ATGAAATTAAAAGGAAGAAATAAAGTAAGTCCGGACTTCAGTATGTCGTCTATGACCGATATTGTTTTCTTGTTGTTGATATTCTTTATGTTAACGGCAAATTCGCCAAATGCGTTGGATTTGCTATTGCCAAAAGCAAAGGGGAAATCAACGAACACACAAAATGTTTCAGTTAGTATTAACAAGAACTTGGAATATTACGTGAATAGCGAAAGAATTAACGGAGAGTACATTGAAATTGAATTAAAAAAGGCACTAGAAGGACAAGAGAAACCAACAATAATCCTACGGGCAGAAGAGAGCGTGGCCATTAAAGAGGCTGTTAACGTTATGGACATTGCCAATAGGAATAATTACAAGGTAATTTTGGCCGTGCGACCCAATTAA
- a CDS encoding MotA/TolQ/ExbB proton channel family protein: MSLIQDLAQDPEIGDVLSEEKTLSVIDLIFNGGTGSIVIISILFVLLFVALYIYFERIFAIKAASKIDSNFMNQIRDHVTNGKLEAAKLLCAQTDSPVARLTEKGVSRIGKPLDDINTAIENAGTLEVYKLERNVSVLATVAGAAPMIGFLGTVIGMILAFHEMATSGGQAEMGSLASGIYTAMTTTVAGLIVGIIAYIGYNHLVNRTDKVVHKMEANAVEFLDLLNEPL, encoded by the coding sequence ATGTCATTGATTCAAGATCTTGCACAAGACCCTGAAATAGGGGATGTTTTATCCGAAGAGAAAACCCTCTCGGTAATTGATTTAATTTTTAACGGCGGTACAGGAAGTATCGTGATTATCTCCATTTTATTTGTTTTATTGTTTGTTGCACTATATATCTATTTTGAACGGATATTTGCAATCAAAGCCGCTTCGAAAATAGATAGTAATTTCATGAATCAAATTAGGGATCATGTGACCAATGGTAAATTGGAGGCCGCTAAATTATTATGCGCCCAAACAGATTCTCCTGTGGCTCGTTTAACTGAAAAAGGGGTTTCGAGAATAGGGAAGCCATTGGATGATATAAACACGGCTATTGAAAATGCAGGTACCTTAGAGGTCTATAAATTGGAAAGAAACGTTAGTGTTTTGGCTACCGTTGCCGGTGCGGCACCAATGATTGGTTTCCTTGGAACCGTTATTGGTATGATTTTGGCATTTCATGAAATGGCCACAAGCGGTGGGCAAGCTGAAATGGGTTCATTGGCATCTGGTATTTATACTGCAATGACAACAACAGTTGCTGGTTTAATTGTGGGTATTATAGCTTATATAGGTTATAACCATTTGGTAAACAGAACTGATAAGGTTGTTCATAAGATGGAAGCCAATGCAGTGGAATTCTTGGATTTATTGAACGAACCACTATAG
- the nhaD gene encoding sodium:proton antiporter NhaD, producing METIIIIVFLAGYLAITLEHNLKIDKLIPALAMMAILWAIIALAHMDVFEVNAELRELEPTHIDEILLHHLGKTAEILVFLLGAMTIVEIIDYFDGFATIKGFIRTRSKRKLLWLFSILAFILSAIIDNLTATIVLITILQKVINDRNTRLWFAGMIIIAANAGGAWSPIGDVTTTMLWIANKVSALELIKHVLIPSILCMVVPVLVASRYKAFKGKIGSKIDDLEAPKSKFGSTMLYLGLGAIVFVPFFKTITHLPPYVGMMLSLAIVATFAEIYSSTKFSISNVEGEDHDTTGHHSPVHASLSKIELPSILFFLGILLAVAALESLGYLFNYAGMLNEAIPNTDIVVMLFGVGSAVIDNVPLVAASMGMFSESMDNPLWHFIAYSAGTGGSMLIIGSAAGVVAMGMEKIDFFWYLKKIAFLAFIGFVVGAAAFVFMRDFVLHV from the coding sequence ATGGAAACCATTATTATTATCGTTTTTCTGGCAGGATACCTTGCCATTACCCTTGAGCACAATCTTAAAATAGACAAACTAATCCCAGCCTTGGCTATGATGGCTATTTTATGGGCGATTATTGCTCTTGCACACATGGATGTTTTTGAGGTAAATGCAGAGTTAAGGGAGCTGGAGCCTACGCATATCGATGAAATTCTCTTACATCATTTAGGAAAAACGGCAGAAATATTGGTGTTCTTGCTTGGGGCAATGACGATTGTTGAGATTATAGATTATTTTGATGGTTTTGCCACGATAAAAGGGTTTATAAGAACAAGGAGCAAGCGAAAATTGTTATGGTTGTTTTCTATATTGGCCTTTATCTTATCAGCAATAATAGACAATCTTACAGCAACTATTGTGTTGATTACCATTTTACAGAAAGTAATCAATGATAGAAATACAAGACTGTGGTTCGCAGGTATGATAATCATTGCCGCAAATGCTGGTGGTGCTTGGTCTCCTATTGGGGATGTTACGACAACAATGTTGTGGATTGCTAATAAAGTCTCGGCTTTAGAATTGATAAAACATGTCTTGATTCCTTCTATTCTTTGTATGGTGGTTCCAGTGTTAGTTGCCAGCAGATATAAAGCATTTAAGGGTAAAATCGGCAGTAAAATTGATGATTTGGAAGCTCCAAAATCAAAATTTGGTTCAACAATGTTGTATTTGGGTTTAGGTGCAATAGTATTCGTTCCTTTCTTTAAAACAATTACGCACTTGCCTCCTTACGTGGGCATGATGCTTTCCTTGGCTATAGTTGCAACCTTTGCCGAGATATATAGTAGTACTAAATTCAGTATATCAAATGTTGAGGGCGAAGACCATGACACTACAGGCCATCACAGTCCTGTTCATGCTTCCCTCTCAAAAATAGAATTACCCAGTATTTTATTCTTCCTAGGAATTTTATTGGCTGTTGCAGCGTTGGAATCTTTAGGGTATTTATTCAATTATGCTGGGATGTTAAATGAAGCTATACCTAATACCGATATTGTCGTAATGTTATTTGGCGTAGGTTCCGCTGTAATTGACAATGTCCCATTGGTCGCTGCCAGTATGGGAATGTTTTCAGAAAGTATGGACAATCCACTTTGGCATTTTATAGCATATTCAGCTGGTACAGGTGGTAGTATGTTGATTATTGGTTCAGCTGCCGGTGTAGTAGCAATGGGTATGGAAAAAATTGATTTCTTCTGGTATTTGAAGAAGATCGCATTTCTGGCTTTCATCGGTTTTGTGGTAGGTGCCGCGGCATTTGTATTTATGCGAGATTTTGTCCTGCACGTATAA
- a CDS encoding Glu/Leu/Phe/Val dehydrogenase dimerization domain-containing protein, with translation MKELLQAYENKQPEIVFNWKDSETEAEGWTVINSLRGGAAGGGTRMREGLDLNEVLSLAKTMEVKFTVSGPPIGGAKSGINFNPHDPRKKGVLQRWYRAVSPLLKSYYGTGGDLNVDEIHEVIPITEDAGVWHPQEGVFNGHFKPTEADKINRIGQLRQGVIKPIESELYTPDVSRKYTIADMITGYGVAEAVRHYYDIFGGNVMGKKAVVQGFGNVGGAAAFYLAQMGAKIVGILDRTGGVINEEGFSFEEIKDFFLNKHNNNLMASADQMIPFEEIKERIWTLQTEIFVPCAASRLITKNQISKMIDTGLEVISCGANVPFADKEIFFGPIMEYTDGRVSLIPDFVSNCGMARVFAYFMEKRVGIDDDLIFKDTSDTIRKAILNIFKQNHTKLNLSKTGFEIALKQLV, from the coding sequence ATGAAGGAACTTCTTCAAGCATACGAGAATAAACAACCCGAAATAGTCTTTAATTGGAAAGATTCGGAGACTGAAGCCGAAGGATGGACTGTGATTAATTCCTTAAGAGGAGGTGCTGCCGGTGGAGGTACAAGAATGAGAGAAGGCCTAGATCTTAATGAAGTATTGTCATTGGCAAAGACCATGGAGGTGAAATTCACAGTGTCAGGCCCTCCAATTGGCGGTGCAAAATCAGGAATTAACTTTAATCCACATGATCCAAGGAAAAAAGGAGTACTGCAAAGATGGTATCGCGCAGTTTCTCCTCTTTTAAAGAGTTATTATGGTACAGGTGGTGATTTGAATGTTGATGAAATACATGAAGTTATCCCCATTACCGAGGATGCTGGTGTTTGGCACCCTCAAGAGGGTGTTTTTAATGGTCACTTTAAGCCAACTGAGGCGGATAAAATTAATAGAATAGGCCAATTGAGGCAGGGTGTTATTAAGCCAATTGAAAGTGAATTGTACACACCAGATGTTTCTAGAAAGTACACTATTGCAGATATGATTACAGGATATGGTGTGGCTGAAGCTGTGAGGCATTATTACGATATTTTTGGTGGTAATGTAATGGGTAAAAAAGCTGTAGTTCAAGGATTTGGAAATGTTGGGGGTGCAGCCGCTTTTTATTTGGCGCAAATGGGAGCCAAAATTGTAGGGATTTTAGATCGGACTGGTGGTGTTATCAATGAAGAAGGGTTCAGTTTTGAAGAAATCAAGGACTTTTTTCTAAATAAGCATAATAACAATTTAATGGCCAGCGCTGATCAGATGATTCCATTTGAAGAAATAAAGGAGCGAATATGGACATTGCAAACCGAGATTTTTGTTCCTTGTGCAGCATCACGACTTATCACTAAAAATCAGATTTCTAAAATGATTGATACTGGTTTGGAAGTTATTTCTTGTGGGGCCAACGTCCCTTTTGCGGATAAGGAGATTTTCTTTGGGCCAATAATGGAATATACAGATGGAAGGGTTAGTCTTATTCCAGATTTTGTTTCAAACTGTGGTATGGCAAGAGTTTTTGCCTATTTCATGGAAAAAAGAGTAGGGATTGATGATGATTTGATATTTAAAGATACTTCTGATACCATAAGAAAGGCAATTTTGAATATCTTTAAACAAAATCATACCAAATTAAATTTGAGTAAAACTGGATTTGAAATTGCCTTAAAGCAATTAGTGTAA